GCCCCTGTAGTCAGGATTTCAATAATGTCAATTTGCTCCCCTGCAATCTTGACAATCACATATTCTCCAAACAAGAAGCCTATATATGAGCCTATATATGACGCTATAATTATTTTTACTATTCGCATAATTACAATAATGTTTAATTGATGACAATCACGAATTTAATATACGCTGATCTCAGTACAAAAGAATATTAAGCTGAATGATGCTTACTTTATGGAGCTTGTAAATAGCTCAGAATTCAGAGCCGGAGGATTATATCCGGCTCTAATTTTAATGTCTATCCGAATTTTTTAATCCCTATAAATAGCGTAAGATTGTTCTTCAAATCCTGAATATCTTCCTGTAATATCGTTAACCCGTAAAGATCAGCGCAATATTTCGATGCTACGACAGCGGCTGTTTCCGGTATTTTACCCTCTGACAGCCTGCGCGCTGATTCAGCAGTATCGTCAGCTTCTACCAACGGTCTTGTCCAAAAATGTTCCGCAAGAAAATCCCGGCATTGTCTCAACGCTTGCTGATGAGAGTATATTTCTGTGATGTCACCTATTAACGTATCTTGTCTTACTAACAAATTTTGACTGATGGATATATGAAACATCTCAATAATTTTACATTTATGATTAGCGAGCGCCTCAACGCTTTCGATAACCACTCCCCCCTTGGCGTTTTCTATCGCAAATACTCCGTAATCTACATCGTCATTCTCAACTGCTGCTATGGCTTTTTCCGAAGTGATCAGGTAATCTATCTCAAATGGATCAATGCCGTTGTTGACGGCGAATACTTTCGCTGCTTCCTCCGAAAAACTCCCTTTTCCTCCCTGAATTCCGATTTTAGCCAATTTAATACTCCTGAAATGAAATTATTTATGGCG
Above is a window of Candidatus Neomarinimicrobiota bacterium DNA encoding:
- a CDS encoding prephenate dehydratase, producing the protein MAKIGIQGGKGSFSEEAAKVFAVNNGIDPFEIDYLITSEKAIAAVENDDVDYGVFAIENAKGGVVIESVEALANHKCKIIEMFHISISQNLLVRQDTLIGDITEIYSHQQALRQCRDFLAEHFWTRPLVEADDTAESARRLSEGKIPETAAVVASKYCADLYGLTILQEDIQDLKNNLTLFIGIKKFG